The Vitis riparia cultivar Riparia Gloire de Montpellier isolate 1030 chromosome 10, EGFV_Vit.rip_1.0, whole genome shotgun sequence genome includes a region encoding these proteins:
- the LOC117924295 gene encoding uncharacterized protein LOC117924295, which produces MANRHAAVGNSSGGGGRSMRDEDFDEEDVWGVVKDREDSSPIMRKSKDYSSGSSSSSSSSAWRLPTAPRGIRRGNNTPSHEAKLVQHSSAPMNIPDWSKIYRKNSRAMPWVDGVEDVNDAGNTHQICVVDDDDDDGDDDIVPPHEWIARKLASSQISSFSVCEGVGRTLKGRDLSKVRNAVLTKTGFLE; this is translated from the coding sequence ATGGCTAATAGGCATGCTGCCGTAGGGAATAGCAGTGGTGGTGGGGGTAGATCAATGAGagatgaagattttgatgaAGAAGATGTGTGGGGTGTTGTGAAGGACAGAGAAGATTCAAGTCCTATAATGAGGAAATCCAAGGATTACTCCTCTggttcttcatcttcttcttcgtcttctgCATGGCGCCTACCCACTGCTCCAAGAGGGATCAGAAGAGGCAACAACACTCCTTCCCATGAAGCCAAGCTGGTTCAACACTCATCAGCTCCAATGAACATCCCTGACTGGTCAAAGATTTACAGAAAGAACTCAAGGGCTATGCCATGGGTTGATGGTGTGGAAGATGTCAATGATGCTGGCAACACTCATCAAATATGtgttgttgatgatgatgatgatgatggagatGATGACATAGTCCCTCCACATGAATGGATTGCTAGGAAGCTTGCAAGCAGTCAGATTTCGTCCTTCTCTGTCTGTGAAGGGGTTGGAAGGACACTCAAAGGAAGAGATCTCAGCAAAGTGAGGAATGCTGTTCTGACAAAAACTGGGTTCTTAGAGTAG
- the LOC117923378 gene encoding probable beta-1,3-galactosyltransferase 2: MYLKNRGGTEYPSKSVVSRNLALLLCLSSFCAGMFFTNRMWAAFEAKGTERMTGIKDERIKLASEGCTPKLASKVIRHKSNNILGEVSKTHHAVQTLDKTISNLEMELAAARAAQESVLNDSLISEDHNIAESTKKRKYLMVIGINTAFSSRKRRDSVRATWMPQGEKRKKLEEEKGIVIRFVIGHSSTSGGILDKAIEAEERMHGDFLRLDHVEGYLELSGKTKTYFSTAVALWDADFYVKVDDDVHVNIGTLAMTLAQYRLQPRVYIGCMKSGPVLAQKGVKYHEPEYWKFGEEGNKYFRHATGQLYAISKNLATYISINRHVLHKYANEDVSLGSWFIGLDVEHIDDRRLCCGTPPDCEWKAEAGNVCVASFDWSCSGICRSSERMKDVHQRCGEGKNALWSAVF, translated from the exons ATGTATTTGAAAAACAGGGGAGGAACAGAGTATCCTTCTAAGAGTGTTGTATCTCGGAATTTGGCGCTTTTGCTTTGCTTGAGCAGCTTCTGTGCTGGCATGTTCTTCACCAACAG GATGTGGGCAGCGTTTGAAGCTAAAGGCACAGAGAGGATGACTGGAATTAAAGATGAAAGAATTAAATTAGCTTCTGAGGGTTGTACTCCAAAACTAGCAAGT AAGGTGATAAGGCACAAATCCAACAACATTCTGGGGGAAGTTTCAAAGACCCATCATGCTGTCCA AACACTagataaaacaatttcaaatctGGAGATGGAATTAGCTGCTGCAAGGGCAGCTCAAGAGTCTGTATTGAATGATTCTCTCATATCAGAAGACCACAATATCGCTGAatcaacaaagaaaagaaaatatttaatggtTATAGGAATCAATACAGCTTTTAGTAGCCGGAAACGAAGAGATTCAGTTCGTGCAACTTGGATGCCACAAG GTGAGAAGAGAAAGAAACTGGAAGAAGAAAAGGGCATTGTCATACGCTTTGTTATTGGTCACAG TTCGACATCTGGTGGTATTCTTGATAAAGCTATTGAAGCAGAGGAAAGAATGCATGGAGACTTCTTGAGACTG GATCATGTTGAGGGCTACCTGGAATTGTCAGGCAAGACAAAGACATATTTTTCTACTGCTGTTGCTTTGTGGGATGCGGATTTCTATGTCAAAGTTGATGACGATGTTCATGTAAATATAG GAACACTTGCAATGACTTTGGCTCAATATCGGTTGCAACCTCGGGTGTATATAGGCTGCATGAAGTCGGGTCCTGTCCTTGCTCAGAA GGGAGTCAAATACCATGAACCAGAGTATTGGAAATTTGGCGAGGAGGGAAACAAGTATTTCCGTCATGCTACAGGACAACTATAtgctatttcaaaaaatttggcTACTTATATATCAATCAACCG GCATGTGCTGCATAAGTATGCCAATGAAGATGTTTCACTGGGATCTTGGTTTATTGGATTAGACGTGGAGCATATAGATGACCGGAGACTATGTTGTGGCACCCCACCTG ATTGCGAGTGGAAGGCTGAGGCAGGCAACGTATGTGTTGCTTCATTTGATTGGAGCTGCAGCGGTATTTGCAGATCTTCTGAGAGGATGAAGGATGTTCACCAGCGTTGTGGTGAGGGCAAGAATGCTTTGTGGAGTGCAGTTTTCTGA